Proteins from a genomic interval of Spea bombifrons isolate aSpeBom1 chromosome 4, aSpeBom1.2.pri, whole genome shotgun sequence:
- the NUP50 gene encoding nuclear pore complex protein Nup50, which produces MAKRLADKELTDRNWDQEEEAEDAGTFSVASQDILKNREIKKAKRRNAGADGESSGAFKGFKGLVPSTGGAFSAFGNGTGVKPLQGLTNGSSTSSSSLFVNLQPATNTKLSFGSPLSNGPSSSFTVGTSGTNGEKVTSTSGPAPKKSCNSSDYNKQLSSLNCCVRDWIVKHVNANPLCDLTPIFRDYEKHLGDIEQKYGASTDSGSESDSTPKSAQNPTITTSHSLKTDNKGTFSFLGKESTSDKQEKTSQPIATFNFGQKVDASAFSAASSAAAATFSFSVGGGLFKKDAAPLAPAKAPEPGTTTNAEAAGEEEEEPPKVEIQEVKEDDAFYSKKCKLFYKKDTEFKEKGVGTLHLKPVGNQKTQLLVRADTNLGNILLNVLVQPSMPCSRTGKNNVMIVCVPNPAIDEKNPTVPVTMLIRVKTADDADELHRILLEKKGA; this is translated from the exons ATGGCAAAAAGACTCGCAGACAAGGAGCTGACCGATCGTAACTGGGATCAGGAGGAAGAGGCTGAGGAT GCTGGGACCTTTTCTGTGGCGAGTCAGGACATACTGAAGAACAGAGAGATCAAAAAGGCGAAGCGTAGAAATGCTGGAGCTGAT GGTGAAAGCAGTGGAGCTTTTAAAGGCTTTAAAGGCCTCGTCCCATCGACCGGAGGTGCGTTCTCTGCATTTGGAAACGGGACGGGCGTTAAACCGTTGCAAGGCTTGACGAACGGATCCAGCACCTCAAGCTCTTCCTTGTTCGTTAATCTGCAGCCTGCGACAAACACAAAGCTGTCCTTCG GATCTCCGCTTTCAAATGGCCCTTCATCAAGTTTTACTGTGGGAACTTCTGGAACCAACGGCGAAAAGGTGACCTCTACCTCCGGACCGGCTCCTAAAAAGTCCTGTAACAGCAGCGACTACAATAAGCAGCTGTCGTCCTTGAACTGCTGCGTGCGCGACTGGATAGTGAAGCACGTTAACGCCAATCCTCTGTGCGACCTCACGCCCATCTTCAGGGACTACGAGAAACATTTAGGGGACATTGAGCAGAAGTACGGCGCCAGCACAGACAGTGGATCTGAAAGCGATAGCACCCCCAAGTCAGCCCAGAATCCGACCATTACGACTTCTCACTCTCTCAAAACCGACAACAAGGGAACATTTTCATTTCTTGGCAAAGAGAGCACCTCTGACAAGCAGGAGAAGACATCTCAGCCCATCGCTACCTTTAACTTTGGGCAGAAAGTGGACGCCTCCGCTTTTAGTGCCGCCAGTTCTGCAGCAGCAGCTACCTTCTCCTTCTCTGTGGGTGGCGGACTGTTCAAGAAAGATGCAGCTCCTCTGGCTCCTGCCAAGGCCCCGGAACCCGGCACCACCACCAACGCTGAAGCTG CTggtgaggaggaagaagaaccACCAAAGGTTGAAATACAAGAAGTGAAAGAGGACGACGCgttttattccaaaaa GTGCAAGCTTTTCTACAAAAAAGATACCGAGTTTAAAGAGAAGGGAGTGGGAACGCTGCACCTAAAACCTGTAGGGAATCAGAAGACTCAGCTTCTAGTCCGTGCCGATACCAACCTGG GAAACATATTGCTGAACGTGTTGGTCCAGCCGTCCATGCCATGCTCACGAACGGGAAAGAACAATGTGATGATCGTCTGCGTCCCGAACCCGGCGATCGACGAGAAGAATCCAACCGTCCCGGTGACGATGCTGATTAGAGTGAAAACGGCGGACGATGCTGATGAGCTACATAGGATTTTGCTTGAGAAAAAAGGGGCATaa
- the KIAA0930 gene encoding uncharacterized protein KIAA0930 homolog isoform X2, translated as MAAFKTIGRVGRREEEDGDPDRSLQEMISAIVDERNRLNIRQEISGLGFFKDDRIVFWTWMYSTYFMEKWAPRQDDMLFYVRRKMSYVGADGNEGKKVDVEVYRKDSKKLPGLGDPDIDWEESVYLNLILQKLDYMVTCAVCTRSDAGDIHIHKKKSQQVFASPSKHPMDSKGEESKISYPNIFFMIDNFEEAFSDMTVGEGEMVCVELVASDKTNTFQGVIFQGSIRYEALKKVYDNRVSVAAKMAQKMSFGFYKYNSLEFVRMKGPQGKGHAEMAVSRVSTGDTSPYGTEDDSNPGSPLHERVTSFSTPPTPERNNRPSFFSPSLKRKVPRNRNAEMKKSHSANDSEEFFRDGDDGGDIHNVTNLRSRSLSGTGRSLVGSWLKLNRTDENFLLYAHLTYVTLPLQRILSDILEVRQKPILMS; from the exons ATGGCAGCCTTCAAGACGATCGGCCGGgtggggaggagagaggaggaggacgGAGATCCGGACAGATCCCTCCAGGAAATGATTTCTGCCATAGTGGACGAGAGGAATCGCCTGAATATCCGCCAGGAGATCAGCGGACTGG gtttCTTTAAAGATGACCGCATCGTGTTCTGGACTTGGATGTATTCCACGTATTTCATGGAGAAGTGGGCCCCCCGGCAGGACGACATGCTCTTTTACGTCCGTCGGAAAATGTCTTACGTCGGCGCCGACGGCAACGAGGGAAAGAAG GTAGACGTCGAAGTCTATCGGAAAGACTCCAAGAAACTTCCAGGACTTGGGGACCCGGATATCGACTGGGAAGAAAGCGTCTATTTAAACCTCATTTTACAGAAG TTGGATTACATGGTGACATGCGCGGTCTGCACGCGATCGGACGCCGGAGACATTCATATCCATAAAAAGAAGTCGCAG CAAGTTTTTGCGTCTCCCAGTAAGCACCCCATGGACAGTAAAGGGGAGGAGTCGAAGATCAGTTACCCGAATATATTCTTCATGATTGACAACTTTGAAGAG GCGTTCAGTGACATGACCGTCGGGGAGGGAGAAATGGTCTGCGTGGAACTCGTCGCCAGCGATAaaaccaacaccttccaaggcGTGATATTCCAGGGGTCCATTCGCTACGAGGCCCTCAAAAAAGTCTACGACAACAGG GTCAGCGTGGCTGCGAAGATGGCCCAGAAGATGTCGTTCGGCTTCTATAAGTATAACAGCTTGGAGTTTGTGCGCATGAAGGGCCCTCAGGGCAAGGGCCACGCGGAGATGGCGGTGAGCAGGGTCTCCACCGGTGACACCTCGCCCTACGGCACGGAGGACGACTCCAACCCGGGCTCGCCTTTACACGAGAGG GTCACCTCGTTCAGTACTCCGCCGACCCCAGAACGCAACAACCGGCCCTCGTTCTTCTCCCCGTCCCTGAAGAGGAAGGTTCCCCGGAACAGGAACGCCGAAATGAAGAAATCTCATTCGGCCAACGACAGCGAAGAGTTCTTCAGAGACGGCGACGACGGCGGAG ATATACACAACGTGACGAACCTGAGGTCTCGCTCCCTGTCCGGAACGGGCCGCTCGCTGGTCGGGTCGTGGCTGAAGCTGAACAGAACCGACGAGAACTTCTTACTCTATGCACATTTAACCTACGTCACTCTGCCGCTGCAGCGCATTCTGTCCG ATATCTTGGAGGTGCGACAGAAGCCCATCTTGATGTCGTAA
- the KIAA0930 gene encoding uncharacterized protein KIAA0930 homolog isoform X1, which yields MAAFKTIGRVGRREEEDGDPDRSLQEMISAIVDERNRLNIRQEISGLGFFKDDRIVFWTWMYSTYFMEKWAPRQDDMLFYVRRKMSYVGADGNEGKKQVDVEVYRKDSKKLPGLGDPDIDWEESVYLNLILQKLDYMVTCAVCTRSDAGDIHIHKKKSQQVFASPSKHPMDSKGEESKISYPNIFFMIDNFEEAFSDMTVGEGEMVCVELVASDKTNTFQGVIFQGSIRYEALKKVYDNRVSVAAKMAQKMSFGFYKYNSLEFVRMKGPQGKGHAEMAVSRVSTGDTSPYGTEDDSNPGSPLHERVTSFSTPPTPERNNRPSFFSPSLKRKVPRNRNAEMKKSHSANDSEEFFRDGDDGGDIHNVTNLRSRSLSGTGRSLVGSWLKLNRTDENFLLYAHLTYVTLPLQRILSDILEVRQKPILMS from the exons ATGGCAGCCTTCAAGACGATCGGCCGGgtggggaggagagaggaggaggacgGAGATCCGGACAGATCCCTCCAGGAAATGATTTCTGCCATAGTGGACGAGAGGAATCGCCTGAATATCCGCCAGGAGATCAGCGGACTGG gtttCTTTAAAGATGACCGCATCGTGTTCTGGACTTGGATGTATTCCACGTATTTCATGGAGAAGTGGGCCCCCCGGCAGGACGACATGCTCTTTTACGTCCGTCGGAAAATGTCTTACGTCGGCGCCGACGGCAACGAGGGAAAGAAG CAGGTAGACGTCGAAGTCTATCGGAAAGACTCCAAGAAACTTCCAGGACTTGGGGACCCGGATATCGACTGGGAAGAAAGCGTCTATTTAAACCTCATTTTACAGAAG TTGGATTACATGGTGACATGCGCGGTCTGCACGCGATCGGACGCCGGAGACATTCATATCCATAAAAAGAAGTCGCAG CAAGTTTTTGCGTCTCCCAGTAAGCACCCCATGGACAGTAAAGGGGAGGAGTCGAAGATCAGTTACCCGAATATATTCTTCATGATTGACAACTTTGAAGAG GCGTTCAGTGACATGACCGTCGGGGAGGGAGAAATGGTCTGCGTGGAACTCGTCGCCAGCGATAaaaccaacaccttccaaggcGTGATATTCCAGGGGTCCATTCGCTACGAGGCCCTCAAAAAAGTCTACGACAACAGG GTCAGCGTGGCTGCGAAGATGGCCCAGAAGATGTCGTTCGGCTTCTATAAGTATAACAGCTTGGAGTTTGTGCGCATGAAGGGCCCTCAGGGCAAGGGCCACGCGGAGATGGCGGTGAGCAGGGTCTCCACCGGTGACACCTCGCCCTACGGCACGGAGGACGACTCCAACCCGGGCTCGCCTTTACACGAGAGG GTCACCTCGTTCAGTACTCCGCCGACCCCAGAACGCAACAACCGGCCCTCGTTCTTCTCCCCGTCCCTGAAGAGGAAGGTTCCCCGGAACAGGAACGCCGAAATGAAGAAATCTCATTCGGCCAACGACAGCGAAGAGTTCTTCAGAGACGGCGACGACGGCGGAG ATATACACAACGTGACGAACCTGAGGTCTCGCTCCCTGTCCGGAACGGGCCGCTCGCTGGTCGGGTCGTGGCTGAAGCTGAACAGAACCGACGAGAACTTCTTACTCTATGCACATTTAACCTACGTCACTCTGCCGCTGCAGCGCATTCTGTCCG ATATCTTGGAGGTGCGACAGAAGCCCATCTTGATGTCGTAA